The Noviherbaspirillum saxi genome includes a window with the following:
- a CDS encoding AMP-binding protein → MNPFELKNEQRTLGACLSMQASLRPDSEFIVFGDQSWSYRQFDEWVTTIAGGLVALGLKKGDKLAIMLPNCPEFMALWFACARIGLVEVTLNTGYRGPLLRHVVEHSDSRMAVMSQEYLERFQHELVGFGKLEKVILWSRGSTQVPDLPLPAHPFDVLETQSVPLPDVRISNLDPLALMYSSGTTGPSKGILLCHNYFWWHGSKGAEGRGVKQDDRLYTCLPLFHANAQLVTAMPVLMAGATLIIDDYFSASTFWERLRACRATQINYIGGMIPILMKQPPSPGDRKHSVRMATGGGAPKDLWLQFEERFGLRIHEGYGQTENCVALSNPLDATRVGSIGLPICGYEVDLVDDNDEPVGIDTIGELVFRPQEPYIMMDGYYKNPDATMAQSRNLWFHTGDLMKRDSDGYYYFVDRKKDAIRRRGENISAFEVEMVVNSHPAVLESAAIAVPSEVGEDEVMICMVLKPGQEVSALDLIKHCEGLMPYYAVPRFVDFRTEFPKTPTHRIEKYRLREQGVTPTTWDREKAEYKLSR, encoded by the coding sequence ATGAACCCATTTGAATTAAAGAACGAACAACGCACGCTAGGCGCTTGCCTCTCCATGCAGGCGTCGCTTCGACCGGACAGCGAGTTCATCGTGTTCGGCGATCAGTCCTGGAGCTACCGGCAATTCGACGAATGGGTCACGACCATCGCCGGCGGGCTGGTGGCGCTTGGCCTCAAGAAGGGTGACAAGCTGGCCATCATGCTTCCCAACTGCCCGGAGTTCATGGCGCTGTGGTTTGCGTGCGCGCGCATTGGGCTGGTCGAGGTGACTTTGAACACCGGCTACCGCGGACCACTGCTGCGCCATGTCGTCGAACACTCGGACTCGCGCATGGCGGTGATGTCGCAGGAATATCTCGAGCGATTCCAGCATGAGCTGGTTGGCTTCGGGAAGCTGGAGAAGGTCATCCTGTGGTCGCGCGGATCGACCCAGGTCCCGGATCTCCCGCTTCCGGCCCATCCCTTCGATGTGCTTGAAACGCAATCCGTTCCCTTGCCGGATGTCAGAATTTCCAACCTGGATCCGCTGGCACTCATGTATTCGTCGGGAACCACGGGGCCGTCCAAGGGCATCCTGCTGTGCCATAACTACTTCTGGTGGCATGGCAGCAAGGGCGCAGAAGGGAGGGGCGTCAAGCAAGACGACCGTCTCTACACCTGCCTGCCCCTGTTCCACGCCAACGCCCAGTTGGTCACGGCAATGCCGGTCCTGATGGCTGGGGCAACCTTGATCATCGACGATTACTTCAGCGCATCGACCTTCTGGGAGCGGCTGCGTGCCTGCCGCGCTACCCAGATCAACTACATCGGCGGCATGATCCCCATCCTGATGAAGCAACCGCCGTCCCCGGGAGACCGAAAGCATTCGGTCCGGATGGCCACGGGAGGCGGAGCGCCAAAGGATTTGTGGCTGCAGTTCGAAGAGCGATTCGGCCTGCGCATTCACGAAGGCTATGGTCAAACCGAGAACTGTGTGGCGCTGTCCAATCCGCTCGACGCAACGCGCGTAGGGTCGATCGGACTGCCGATCTGCGGCTATGAGGTGGACCTGGTGGACGACAACGACGAGCCGGTCGGTATCGACACCATTGGCGAGCTCGTGTTCAGGCCGCAGGAGCCTTACATCATGATGGACGGGTACTACAAGAACCCCGACGCCACGATGGCACAAAGCCGCAACCTCTGGTTCCACACCGGCGATCTGATGAAGCGGGACAGCGACGGCTACTACTACTTTGTCGACCGGAAGAAGGATGCGATTCGCCGTCGGGGCGAGAACATCTCGGCGTTCGAGGTCGAAATGGTGGTCAATTCGCATCCCGCAGTGCTGGAATCGGCGGCGATTGCCGTCCCCTCCGAAGTCGGCGAGGACGAGGTCATGATCTGCATGGTTCTCAAACCCGGACAGGAAGTCTCGGCACTTGACCTGATCAAGCACTGCGAGGGTCTGATGCCTTATTACGCAGTGCCCCGTTTTGTTGACTTCCGGACCGAGTTTCCCAAGACACCGACCCACCGCATCGAGAAGTACCGCCTGCGCGAACAGGGCGTCACCCCGACGACCTGGGACCGGGAGAAGGCTGAATACAAGCTGTCCAGGTAA
- a CDS encoding thiolase family protein yields the protein MENVYVVGVGMTLFGRLLDLNIKQLTKIAVDAALEDAGVEATSLQAAYFGNCVQGHMEGQHMIRGPVALRAMGIGGIPIVTVENACASASTAMHLAVNFIKAGECDIALAVGAEKMYSADRAKMFSAFDSGWDITQVEENKRRLLQLGQGLEIPEGTTSPKPYSVFMDIYASLAREHMKRYGTTQRQLAAVAAKNHQHSQHNPLSQYREPYTIEQVLAGPPITYPLTLPMCSPVSDGAAAAIVCNESALKRLGLDRSRAIRVLASVVRAGADRDVHDDANACTALAARQAYEKAGLGPSDVSVAEVHDATAMGEIVQTEFLGFCPIGEGGPLAERGETSLGGRIPVNPSGGLESKGHPIGATGLAQVYELVMQLRGEAGSRQVANARVGLAENGGGLIGVEEASACITILAR from the coding sequence ATGGAAAACGTATACGTCGTCGGCGTCGGCATGACGCTGTTCGGAAGGCTGCTGGATCTGAATATCAAGCAGCTGACAAAGATCGCTGTGGATGCAGCGCTCGAGGACGCGGGCGTGGAGGCCACGAGCCTTCAGGCCGCGTACTTCGGCAACTGTGTGCAGGGGCACATGGAGGGTCAGCACATGATCCGGGGGCCGGTGGCGCTGCGCGCCATGGGTATTGGCGGCATCCCCATCGTCACCGTCGAGAATGCGTGTGCGAGCGCCAGCACCGCCATGCATCTGGCGGTCAACTTTATCAAGGCGGGAGAATGCGATATCGCGCTGGCGGTGGGCGCCGAGAAGATGTATTCGGCAGATCGTGCGAAGATGTTTTCAGCGTTCGATAGCGGATGGGATATCACGCAGGTCGAGGAAAACAAGCGGCGCCTGCTGCAACTGGGGCAGGGGCTGGAAATTCCCGAGGGCACGACTTCGCCCAAGCCATACAGCGTGTTCATGGACATCTATGCCTCTCTCGCGCGCGAGCACATGAAACGTTATGGAACCACCCAACGCCAGCTGGCCGCGGTCGCCGCCAAGAACCACCAGCACTCGCAGCACAACCCGCTGTCGCAGTATCGGGAGCCGTACACTATCGAGCAGGTCCTGGCCGGGCCGCCGATCACCTATCCGCTGACCTTGCCGATGTGCTCGCCCGTTTCGGATGGGGCGGCAGCAGCCATCGTCTGCAACGAAAGTGCGCTTAAACGCCTGGGCCTGGACCGGTCGCGCGCAATCCGCGTCTTGGCTTCCGTGGTGCGGGCCGGCGCGGATCGTGATGTCCATGACGACGCGAATGCCTGTACCGCATTGGCCGCCAGGCAAGCCTATGAGAAAGCCGGTTTGGGCCCGTCCGATGTGTCCGTGGCTGAAGTACATGACGCGACCGCAATGGGCGAAATTGTCCAGACCGAATTCCTCGGTTTCTGTCCGATCGGTGAAGGCGGTCCGTTGGCCGAGCGCGGCGAGACGTCGCTCGGCGGACGTATCCCGGTCAATCCTTCTGGCGGCCTGGAGTCCAAGGGACATCCCATCGGCGCTACCGGTCTGGCGCAGGTTTACGAACTGGTGATGCAGTTGCGTGGTGAAGCCGGCTCCCGCCAGGTGGCTAATGCCCGCGTCGGCCTGGCGGAGAACGGCGGTGGCCTGATCGGGGTCGAGGAAGCGTCGGCGTGCATCACGATCCTTGCGCGTTAA
- a CDS encoding aldo/keto reductase, which produces MQDKFFKRQLGKTGRNACAMALGCYSMSNSYGARSDAESVQVIRQAIDRGIDLIDTADFYGWGHNEELVAKALEGRRDRVLLSTKFGYVRSGEGLGLGLRSDPAYVRAACEASMRRLNTDCIDVYFQHRLDPQVPIEDTVGAMADLVREGKVRYLGLCEVSEHTLRRACAVHAITAVQAEYSLWAREAEERMLDVYDELGVSLMAFSPLARGMLSGKLRSLDQMESDDVRRLYPRFSPENFPKNVMLVDQLADIAKDMHCSLSQLALAWLFNKDPQLFAICGCDTLAYLDENFGALKLRLDTETIEQIGNIFAPGCIAGDRYPAAIMKMLDR; this is translated from the coding sequence ATGCAAGACAAATTTTTCAAGCGTCAGCTTGGCAAGACTGGCAGGAACGCGTGTGCCATGGCACTCGGTTGTTATTCGATGAGTAACTCCTACGGGGCGCGATCCGACGCCGAGTCGGTTCAGGTCATTCGCCAAGCCATCGATCGGGGTATCGATCTGATCGACACCGCCGACTTCTACGGATGGGGGCACAACGAGGAACTGGTGGCAAAAGCGTTGGAAGGGCGGCGCGACCGGGTGCTGCTGTCTACCAAGTTTGGGTATGTACGTAGCGGAGAGGGACTTGGGCTTGGACTCCGCAGCGATCCAGCCTATGTCAGGGCGGCGTGTGAGGCTTCCATGCGACGACTAAACACGGATTGTATCGATGTGTACTTCCAGCACCGCCTGGATCCCCAGGTGCCGATCGAAGACACTGTGGGTGCAATGGCGGATCTGGTCAGGGAAGGGAAGGTCCGCTACCTGGGCCTGTGCGAGGTATCGGAGCATACATTGCGGCGCGCGTGTGCCGTTCACGCCATCACCGCCGTACAGGCAGAGTACTCCTTGTGGGCCCGAGAGGCCGAAGAACGCATGCTCGACGTCTATGACGAGCTCGGGGTGTCGCTGATGGCCTTCTCACCGCTTGCGCGTGGCATGCTTTCGGGCAAGCTGCGCAGCCTCGATCAAATGGAATCGGATGACGTGCGGCGGCTGTACCCGCGCTTTTCACCCGAGAACTTTCCGAAGAACGTCATGCTGGTCGACCAACTCGCTGACATTGCCAAGGACATGCACTGCAGTCTTTCGCAGTTGGCATTGGCCTGGCTGTTCAACAAAGATCCCCAGCTGTTTGCGATCTGCGGCTGCGACACACTTGCGTACCTGGATGAGAACTTCGGCGCCTTGAAGCTTCGTCTGGACACTGAAACGATCGAACAAATCGGAAACATATTCGCTCCTGGCTGTATCGCTGGAGACCGGTACCCAGCGGCGATCATGAAGATGCTGGATCGATAA
- a CDS encoding AMP-binding protein, with product MQTSSFASLAQLVKSRVNSPSESPLLTFVAHDDTGVNLVDHRHYDSLWRRGQMLARALASRGMGPGDRFALLMQNHAEFVDAIIASSILGTVFVPIDPRTRGKKLQYMLDFVECKGIIAGSYCLDQLIEVAPEVPRLEWMWLVHAEGPRMASLPEKADWLDAVLVDEGDELPIAALSPEAPMQMLFTSGTTGDPKAIICSHGRYAAASLGVRMCGIDANDRMYTGLSLTHGNALLFTLSGALYNQIPAVLSRKFTKSRLWSVIREFRCTTLNLLGGMTTAIYSEPKSPEEVDNPLRMVICSGMPKELWDDFAQRFGVRIVEWYGAAEGGLTFNLPGVGPVGSLGKPPPGLAARILDEEDRECEPFQPGEIVFANMDGSPILVDYYRNSEASEKKTRDGLLRMGDIGYRDEDGWLYFMHRKGSELRRNGEFISPGFIEKEVSEHPDVDDVFIYGVPSASGVPGEKDLVAAIVARNPATWDSESLFAFCGKRLERNSVPTYLQLVDEIPKTASEKPLERVLLESFHPDANNVYTRSK from the coding sequence ATGCAAACATCATCTTTTGCTTCTCTCGCCCAATTGGTCAAGTCCAGGGTCAATTCGCCAAGCGAATCGCCGCTCCTGACCTTCGTCGCACATGACGACACTGGCGTCAACCTCGTGGACCATCGTCACTACGACAGTCTCTGGCGTCGAGGGCAGATGCTGGCTCGCGCATTGGCTTCCAGGGGGATGGGGCCGGGCGATCGCTTTGCGCTGCTGATGCAGAACCATGCCGAGTTCGTCGATGCGATCATCGCGTCGTCGATTCTCGGTACTGTGTTCGTGCCGATCGATCCACGTACACGCGGCAAAAAGCTGCAGTACATGCTCGACTTCGTGGAGTGCAAAGGTATCATCGCCGGTTCCTACTGCCTCGACCAATTGATCGAGGTGGCGCCCGAGGTGCCGAGGCTGGAGTGGATGTGGCTGGTCCATGCGGAGGGGCCACGTATGGCCAGCCTTCCGGAGAAAGCCGACTGGCTCGACGCAGTCCTTGTCGATGAGGGCGATGAACTGCCGATTGCGGCGCTCAGCCCGGAGGCGCCCATGCAGATGTTGTTCACCTCCGGAACGACGGGCGACCCCAAGGCTATCATCTGTTCGCACGGCCGATATGCAGCGGCGAGCCTGGGTGTCAGGATGTGCGGGATCGACGCCAACGACCGGATGTACACCGGCTTGTCGCTCACCCACGGCAATGCGCTGCTCTTCACCCTGAGTGGCGCGCTGTATAACCAGATCCCGGCCGTGCTCAGCCGCAAGTTCACCAAGAGCCGGTTGTGGTCCGTGATCCGTGAATTCCGCTGCACGACGCTGAACCTGCTGGGCGGCATGACGACCGCGATCTACAGCGAGCCAAAAAGCCCGGAGGAAGTCGATAACCCGCTTCGCATGGTCATCTGCTCGGGCATGCCAAAGGAACTCTGGGATGATTTCGCGCAGCGTTTCGGCGTACGGATCGTCGAATGGTACGGCGCCGCGGAAGGAGGGCTTACGTTCAATCTTCCCGGCGTCGGCCCCGTCGGCAGCCTCGGCAAGCCGCCGCCAGGCCTGGCCGCCCGCATCCTCGATGAAGAAGATCGGGAGTGCGAACCCTTCCAGCCCGGTGAGATCGTGTTTGCAAATATGGACGGGAGCCCCATCCTTGTCGACTACTACCGCAATTCGGAAGCCTCGGAAAAGAAAACCCGGGATGGCCTGCTGCGCATGGGCGATATCGGCTATCGCGACGAGGACGGCTGGCTCTACTTCATGCATCGCAAGGGAAGCGAACTGCGGCGCAATGGGGAGTTCATCTCGCCCGGCTTCATCGAGAAGGAGGTCTCCGAGCACCCGGATGTCGATGATGTCTTCATCTATGGCGTACCGAGCGCGTCCGGGGTGCCGGGGGAAAAGGACCTGGTCGCAGCTATCGTTGCCCGCAATCCGGCAACGTGGGATTCCGAATCGCTGTTCGCATTCTGCGGGAAGCGCCTGGAGAGGAACAGCGTGCCGACCTACCTTCAGTTGGTCGACGAGATACCCAAGACGGCATCGGAGAAACCGTTGGAGCGTGTGCTGCTTGAGTCGTTCCACCCCGATGCGAACAACGTGTACACCAGATCCAAATAA
- a CDS encoding zinc-binding dehydrogenase, with protein MRAIVSNGSEVVVTEVARPQPGKGQVLVQVKASALNRIDLVMAKGAAHGSAGGQGVPLGVEWAGEIVELGQDAGGWRVGDRVMGAGIGGFADFTLGYAPLMYSIPQDMSYEQAAALPVGLQTMHDAIATNGAFKAGQSILVQGASSGVGLSGLQIAKALGAGLVIGSSTSADRRARLKDFGADVVVDTRASDWVKQVLDVTEGNGVDLLVDMVAGPYVNGGLAATRIGGRMVNVGRIAGESGDFNFDLHSMRRINYVGVSFRTRSPVEVVEVVTRARRDLEPFISKGELRMPIDKVYRLDEISQALEHMATNSHFGKIVLSHTS; from the coding sequence ATGCGTGCAATAGTTTCTAACGGCAGTGAAGTCGTTGTTACCGAAGTCGCTCGGCCACAGCCGGGCAAGGGACAGGTTCTGGTTCAGGTGAAGGCCAGTGCGCTGAACCGCATCGATCTGGTGATGGCAAAAGGGGCTGCCCACGGCAGCGCAGGCGGACAAGGCGTGCCCCTGGGCGTCGAATGGGCCGGCGAGATCGTTGAACTGGGCCAGGATGCGGGCGGCTGGCGGGTCGGTGATCGAGTGATGGGTGCAGGCATCGGGGGGTTTGCTGACTTCACTCTAGGATATGCCCCACTGATGTATTCCATTCCGCAAGACATGTCTTACGAGCAGGCCGCAGCGTTGCCCGTAGGTCTTCAGACCATGCACGACGCCATCGCGACCAATGGTGCATTCAAGGCCGGACAGTCGATCCTGGTCCAGGGCGCTAGTTCAGGCGTGGGACTGTCAGGTCTGCAAATCGCGAAAGCGCTAGGTGCCGGATTGGTTATCGGCTCATCGACCTCGGCGGATCGTCGCGCTCGGTTGAAGGACTTCGGCGCGGACGTCGTCGTCGACACCCGCGCGTCGGATTGGGTGAAACAGGTGCTCGACGTCACCGAGGGGAACGGGGTTGATCTCCTCGTCGACATGGTGGCTGGGCCGTATGTCAACGGCGGGCTGGCGGCAACACGTATCGGCGGCCGTATGGTTAACGTCGGCCGCATTGCCGGCGAAAGCGGCGACTTTAATTTCGACTTGCATTCGATGCGCCGCATCAACTATGTCGGTGTGAGCTTCCGCACGCGAAGCCCGGTCGAGGTAGTGGAGGTCGTCACTCGCGCCAGACGCGATCTGGAGCCTTTCATCAGCAAGGGGGAACTGCGCATGCCGATCGACAAGGTGTATCGACTTGATGAAATTTCGCAGGCACTAGAGCACATGGCGACAAACAGCCATTTCGGGAAGATCGTTCTCTCCCACACGTCTTAA
- a CDS encoding VOC family protein, translating to MSTLFGKICQIGYVVQDIEAAMQHWLSMGVGPWFHAENVNIDYFNYRGQASSALIGAAVANSGDMQIELIQMKNDGPSMWKEFVEAGGTGIQHIAYWTKDYQAVLDRARSLGHKVAQEGQIGGPTGRFCYFESASTPGTVIELSDISGPKGQIFEQVRLAALNWDGTNPIRKV from the coding sequence ATGAGCACTCTCTTTGGAAAGATTTGCCAGATTGGTTACGTAGTACAGGATATCGAAGCGGCGATGCAGCATTGGCTGTCCATGGGCGTCGGTCCATGGTTCCATGCCGAGAACGTCAACATTGACTACTTCAACTATCGCGGACAGGCTTCCAGCGCCTTGATCGGTGCCGCTGTCGCGAATTCCGGTGACATGCAGATCGAGCTGATCCAGATGAAGAACGATGGGCCCTCCATGTGGAAAGAGTTCGTGGAAGCGGGTGGAACGGGGATCCAGCATATCGCGTACTGGACCAAGGACTACCAGGCTGTTCTGGACCGCGCGCGCTCGCTCGGACACAAGGTCGCACAGGAAGGGCAGATCGGCGGACCGACCGGACGTTTCTGTTATTTCGAATCGGCGTCCACCCCTGGCACGGTGATCGAACTGTCGGACATCAGCGGTCCCAAGGGCCAGATCTTCGAGCAGGTTCGACTGGCGGCCCTCAACTGGGATGGAACCAACCCGATCCGCAAGGTATGA